Proteins from one Hoplias malabaricus isolate fHopMal1 chromosome 2, fHopMal1.hap1, whole genome shotgun sequence genomic window:
- the zgc:66455 gene encoding uncharacterized protein zgc:66455 isoform X4 — translation MWLCKFSTLLILTVTGVKSQTMGENDAHISEEGFQGLEGSAFLALRSCHQLLRGNRGEFFSPDYLCSSPALWCNWTIQVHEGQRVQLYLEDLTPEHTCHQKMDQIHLDESPVSAGGSRVLERCWRKVRYASVSNTVHVVQLIWPNPIPTHRGFYGQYQAFGPLQSPPNATSAVVKVSMEEGDEEVKDTTDRVTEAPEQKRFTTKSTPSVENTDNALAELEDISQVTRSWTNELPASRSWEKVSGEIRKTREGAEKQASTNEGEAGGLTAEENTPLSLGESTFGTHTTPSSTSAPHTLLTEEVSPVFSKSTSMNKKEAGPRSKPGSEETGPAETEMESSPALKDDSGDDLILEMSYNDSGGTFQVDDLEPDGGFGENNVHMNSTRKSKPSHRTKGKSLPVHTIRQPPEPPHLPGGLLLEVTVEVGVNPTHTENWDHIRDSFRNAVENKIQKHLKNLHLKSISSKRSKRLNAGVLLIVWLQFAESDEERLGHGSVQFSLQQLKGKTIKPQGIKSHGIIASISVEDINECDTQMVMCDVHAECVNEFGSYSCHCRHGYSAGLGGAVCVEAKDSHRTSLPMLLYVVCVLVCLFMALLVVVVCVFYRRYHTGVFLPSCHNSSSTSFSTNNDKNSSKGCVNTGVNTSSRPPPPPAPPLRLPKGSTTALDLPLLKFTPLVPTEILEGTVQRQKEQL, via the exons ATGTGGCTGTGTAAATTTAGCACTCTGCTGATCCTCACAGTGACTGGGGTGAAGTCTCAAACG ATGGGTGAAAATGATGCACACATCAGTGAAG AAGGCTTTCAAGGCCTGGAGGGAAGTGCGTTCTTGGCTTTGCGGAGCTGTCACCAGCTTCTCCGCGGGAACAGAGGGGAGTTCTTCTCTCCTGATTACCTGTGCTCAAGCCCCGCCCTCTGGTGCAACTGGACCATCCAGGTCCATGAGGGGCAACGCGTGCAGCTTTACCTGGAGGACCTGACACCGGAGCACACCTGCCACCAGAAGATGGATCAGATTCACCTGGATGAGTCTCCGGTGTCGGCCGGTGGGAGCCGGGTGCTGGAGAGATGCTGGAGGAAGGTGAGGTATGCGTCTGTCTCCAACACCGTCCACGTGGTCCAGCTCATCTGGCCAAACCCTATCCCAACACACCGGGGCTTTTATGGACAGTACCAGGCTTTCGGACCCCTGCAGTCTCCCCCTAATGCCACATCTGCTG TAGTGAAGGTATCGATGGAGGAAGGGGATGAGGAAGTAAAGGACACTACAGATAGAGTGACAGAAGCTCCTGAGCAGAAAAGATTCACTACCAAATCGACTCCATCCGTGGAGAATACCGACAATGCTCTTGCTGAACTTGAGGACATCAGCCAAGTCACCAGGTCCTGGACCAATGAGCTTCCTGCCTCAAGATCTTGGGAGAAGGTTTCTGGAGAGATCCGGAAAACCAGAGAGGGAGCTGAGAAACAGGCCTCAACAAATGAAG GAGAAGCTGGGGGTCTTActgctgaagagaacactccgCTCTCCTTGGGCGAAAGCACCTTTGGTACACACACCACCCCCTCGTCCACCAGTGCGCCCCACACACTGCTCACTGAGGAAGTATCCCCAGTATTTTCCAAGTCAACCTCTATGAACAAAAAAGAGGCTGGCCCAAGGTCCAAACCCGGTTCTGAAGAAACTGGACCAGCTGAAACTGAGATGGAGTCCAGTCCAGCGCTGAAGGACGATAGTGGTGATGATCTTATACTTGAAATGTCATATAATGACAGCGGTGGAACCTTCCAGGTTGATGATCTAGAACCTGATGGAGGGTTTGGAGAGAACAATGTTCACATGAATTCAACTAGAAAGTCCAAACCGTCCCACAGAACAAAAG GGAAATCACTCCCTGTCCACACCATCAGACAACCACCTGAACCTCCACACCTTCCAGGAG GTCTTTTGCTGGAAGTGACTGTTGAGGTTGGTGTGAAccccacacacactgagaacTGGGACCACATCAGAGATTCCTTCAGGAACGCAGTAGAGAACAAG attcaAAAGCACCTGAAAAACCTGCATCTGAAGAGCATTTCGTCCAAAAGATCTAAGAG GCTGAATGCTGGAGTGTTGTTGATCGTGTGGCTACAGTTTGCGGAGAGTGATGAGGAAAGACTTGGTCACGGCTCTGTCCAGTTCAGTCTGCAGCAACTGAAAGGGAAAACCATTAAACCTCAAGGCATCAAGAGCCACGGCATCATTGCCTCCATTTCTGTAGAAG ATATCAATGAATGTGATACTCAGATGGTCATGTGTGATGTCCACGCAGAGTGTGTAAACGAGTTCGGCTCCTACTCCTGTCACTGTCGCCATGGTTACAGTGCTGGTTTGggtggggctgtgtgtgtggaagcAAAAG acTCTCACAGGACTTCATTACCCATGCTCCtctatgtggtgtgtgtgctggtgtgcTTGTTCATGGCTCTACTAGTGGTGGTGGTATGTGTATTTTACCGTCGTTACCACACAGGGGTGTTTCTGCCTAGCTGCCACAACAGCAGCTCTACCAGCTTCTCTACAAACAACGACAAGAACAGCTCGAAGGGTTGTGTTAATACTGGGGTGAACACTTCTTCcagaccaccaccacctcccgCTCCACCCCTCCGACTGCCCAAAGGAAGCACCACTGCCCTGGACCTGCCTCTGCTCAAATTCACCCCTCTAGTGCCCACTGAAATACTTGAGGGCACAGTGCAGAGGCAGAAAGAGCAGCTGTGA
- the zgc:66455 gene encoding uncharacterized protein zgc:66455 isoform X5: MCSVEAEIAVIRRQMGENDAHISEGFQGLEGSAFLALRSCHQLLRGNRGEFFSPDYLCSSPALWCNWTIQVHEGQRVQLYLEDLTPEHTCHQKMDQIHLDESPVSAGGSRVLERCWRKVRYASVSNTVHVVQLIWPNPIPTHRGFYGQYQAFGPLQSPPNATSAVVKVSMEEGDEEVKDTTDRVTEAPEQKRFTTKSTPSVENTDNALAELEDISQVTRSWTNELPASRSWEKVSGEIRKTREGAEKQASTNEGEAGGLTAEENTPLSLGESTFGTHTTPSSTSAPHTLLTEEVSPVFSKSTSMNKKEAGPRSKPGSEETGPAETEMESSPALKDDSGDDLILEMSYNDSGGTFQVDDLEPDGGFGENNVHMNSTRKSKPSHRTKGKSLPVHTIRQPPEPPHLPGGLLLEVTVEVGVNPTHTENWDHIRDSFRNAVENKIQKHLKNLHLKSISSKRSKRLNAGVLLIVWLQFAESDEERLGHGSVQFSLQQLKGKTIKPQGIKSHGIIASISVEDINECDTQMVMCDVHAECVNEFGSYSCHCRHGYSAGLGGAVCVEAKGEDSHRTSLPMLLYVVCVLVCLFMALLVVVVCVFYRRYHTGVFLPSCHNSSSTSFSTNNDKNSSKGCVNTGVNTSSRPPPPPAPPLRLPKGSTTALDLPLLKFTPLVPTEILEGTVQRQKEQL; the protein is encoded by the exons ATGTGCAGTGTGGAGGCGGAGATAGCAGTAATTAGGAGACAG ATGGGTGAAAATGATGCACACATCAGTGAAG GCTTTCAAGGCCTGGAGGGAAGTGCGTTCTTGGCTTTGCGGAGCTGTCACCAGCTTCTCCGCGGGAACAGAGGGGAGTTCTTCTCTCCTGATTACCTGTGCTCAAGCCCCGCCCTCTGGTGCAACTGGACCATCCAGGTCCATGAGGGGCAACGCGTGCAGCTTTACCTGGAGGACCTGACACCGGAGCACACCTGCCACCAGAAGATGGATCAGATTCACCTGGATGAGTCTCCGGTGTCGGCCGGTGGGAGCCGGGTGCTGGAGAGATGCTGGAGGAAGGTGAGGTATGCGTCTGTCTCCAACACCGTCCACGTGGTCCAGCTCATCTGGCCAAACCCTATCCCAACACACCGGGGCTTTTATGGACAGTACCAGGCTTTCGGACCCCTGCAGTCTCCCCCTAATGCCACATCTGCTG TAGTGAAGGTATCGATGGAGGAAGGGGATGAGGAAGTAAAGGACACTACAGATAGAGTGACAGAAGCTCCTGAGCAGAAAAGATTCACTACCAAATCGACTCCATCCGTGGAGAATACCGACAATGCTCTTGCTGAACTTGAGGACATCAGCCAAGTCACCAGGTCCTGGACCAATGAGCTTCCTGCCTCAAGATCTTGGGAGAAGGTTTCTGGAGAGATCCGGAAAACCAGAGAGGGAGCTGAGAAACAGGCCTCAACAAATGAAG GAGAAGCTGGGGGTCTTActgctgaagagaacactccgCTCTCCTTGGGCGAAAGCACCTTTGGTACACACACCACCCCCTCGTCCACCAGTGCGCCCCACACACTGCTCACTGAGGAAGTATCCCCAGTATTTTCCAAGTCAACCTCTATGAACAAAAAAGAGGCTGGCCCAAGGTCCAAACCCGGTTCTGAAGAAACTGGACCAGCTGAAACTGAGATGGAGTCCAGTCCAGCGCTGAAGGACGATAGTGGTGATGATCTTATACTTGAAATGTCATATAATGACAGCGGTGGAACCTTCCAGGTTGATGATCTAGAACCTGATGGAGGGTTTGGAGAGAACAATGTTCACATGAATTCAACTAGAAAGTCCAAACCGTCCCACAGAACAAAAG GGAAATCACTCCCTGTCCACACCATCAGACAACCACCTGAACCTCCACACCTTCCAGGAG GTCTTTTGCTGGAAGTGACTGTTGAGGTTGGTGTGAAccccacacacactgagaacTGGGACCACATCAGAGATTCCTTCAGGAACGCAGTAGAGAACAAG attcaAAAGCACCTGAAAAACCTGCATCTGAAGAGCATTTCGTCCAAAAGATCTAAGAG GCTGAATGCTGGAGTGTTGTTGATCGTGTGGCTACAGTTTGCGGAGAGTGATGAGGAAAGACTTGGTCACGGCTCTGTCCAGTTCAGTCTGCAGCAACTGAAAGGGAAAACCATTAAACCTCAAGGCATCAAGAGCCACGGCATCATTGCCTCCATTTCTGTAGAAG ATATCAATGAATGTGATACTCAGATGGTCATGTGTGATGTCCACGCAGAGTGTGTAAACGAGTTCGGCTCCTACTCCTGTCACTGTCGCCATGGTTACAGTGCTGGTTTGggtggggctgtgtgtgtggaagcAAAAGGTGAAG acTCTCACAGGACTTCATTACCCATGCTCCtctatgtggtgtgtgtgctggtgtgcTTGTTCATGGCTCTACTAGTGGTGGTGGTATGTGTATTTTACCGTCGTTACCACACAGGGGTGTTTCTGCCTAGCTGCCACAACAGCAGCTCTACCAGCTTCTCTACAAACAACGACAAGAACAGCTCGAAGGGTTGTGTTAATACTGGGGTGAACACTTCTTCcagaccaccaccacctcccgCTCCACCCCTCCGACTGCCCAAAGGAAGCACCACTGCCCTGGACCTGCCTCTGCTCAAATTCACCCCTCTAGTGCCCACTGAAATACTTGAGGGCACAGTGCAGAGGCAGAAAGAGCAGCTGTGA
- the zgc:66455 gene encoding uncharacterized protein zgc:66455 isoform X1 has translation MWLCKFSTLLILTVTGVKSQTMGENDAHISEEGFQGLEGSAFLALRSCHQLLRGNRGEFFSPDYLCSSPALWCNWTIQVHEGQRVQLYLEDLTPEHTCHQKMDQIHLDESPVSAGGSRVLERCWRKVRYASVSNTVHVVQLIWPNPIPTHRGFYGQYQAFGPLQSPPNATSAVVKVSMEEGDEEVKDTTDRVTEAPEQKRFTTKSTPSVENTDNALAELEDISQVTRSWTNELPASRSWEKVSGEIRKTREGAEKQASTNEGEAGGLTAEENTPLSLGESTFGTHTTPSSTSAPHTLLTEEVSPVFSKSTSMNKKEAGPRSKPGSEETGPAETEMESSPALKDDSGDDLILEMSYNDSGGTFQVDDLEPDGGFGENNVHMNSTRKSKPSHRTKGKSLPVHTIRQPPEPPHLPGGLLLEVTVEVGVNPTHTENWDHIRDSFRNAVENKIQKHLKNLHLKSISSKRSKRLNAGVLLIVWLQFAESDEERLGHGSVQFSLQQLKGKTIKPQGIKSHGIIASISVEDINECDTQMVMCDVHAECVNEFGSYSCHCRHGYSAGLGGAVCVEAKGEDSHRTSLPMLLYVVCVLVCLFMALLVVVVCVFYRRYHTGVFLPSCHNSSSTSFSTNNDKNSSKGCVNTGVNTSSRPPPPPAPPLRLPKGSTTALDLPLLKFTPLVPTEILEGTVQRQKEQL, from the exons ATGTGGCTGTGTAAATTTAGCACTCTGCTGATCCTCACAGTGACTGGGGTGAAGTCTCAAACG ATGGGTGAAAATGATGCACACATCAGTGAAG AAGGCTTTCAAGGCCTGGAGGGAAGTGCGTTCTTGGCTTTGCGGAGCTGTCACCAGCTTCTCCGCGGGAACAGAGGGGAGTTCTTCTCTCCTGATTACCTGTGCTCAAGCCCCGCCCTCTGGTGCAACTGGACCATCCAGGTCCATGAGGGGCAACGCGTGCAGCTTTACCTGGAGGACCTGACACCGGAGCACACCTGCCACCAGAAGATGGATCAGATTCACCTGGATGAGTCTCCGGTGTCGGCCGGTGGGAGCCGGGTGCTGGAGAGATGCTGGAGGAAGGTGAGGTATGCGTCTGTCTCCAACACCGTCCACGTGGTCCAGCTCATCTGGCCAAACCCTATCCCAACACACCGGGGCTTTTATGGACAGTACCAGGCTTTCGGACCCCTGCAGTCTCCCCCTAATGCCACATCTGCTG TAGTGAAGGTATCGATGGAGGAAGGGGATGAGGAAGTAAAGGACACTACAGATAGAGTGACAGAAGCTCCTGAGCAGAAAAGATTCACTACCAAATCGACTCCATCCGTGGAGAATACCGACAATGCTCTTGCTGAACTTGAGGACATCAGCCAAGTCACCAGGTCCTGGACCAATGAGCTTCCTGCCTCAAGATCTTGGGAGAAGGTTTCTGGAGAGATCCGGAAAACCAGAGAGGGAGCTGAGAAACAGGCCTCAACAAATGAAG GAGAAGCTGGGGGTCTTActgctgaagagaacactccgCTCTCCTTGGGCGAAAGCACCTTTGGTACACACACCACCCCCTCGTCCACCAGTGCGCCCCACACACTGCTCACTGAGGAAGTATCCCCAGTATTTTCCAAGTCAACCTCTATGAACAAAAAAGAGGCTGGCCCAAGGTCCAAACCCGGTTCTGAAGAAACTGGACCAGCTGAAACTGAGATGGAGTCCAGTCCAGCGCTGAAGGACGATAGTGGTGATGATCTTATACTTGAAATGTCATATAATGACAGCGGTGGAACCTTCCAGGTTGATGATCTAGAACCTGATGGAGGGTTTGGAGAGAACAATGTTCACATGAATTCAACTAGAAAGTCCAAACCGTCCCACAGAACAAAAG GGAAATCACTCCCTGTCCACACCATCAGACAACCACCTGAACCTCCACACCTTCCAGGAG GTCTTTTGCTGGAAGTGACTGTTGAGGTTGGTGTGAAccccacacacactgagaacTGGGACCACATCAGAGATTCCTTCAGGAACGCAGTAGAGAACAAG attcaAAAGCACCTGAAAAACCTGCATCTGAAGAGCATTTCGTCCAAAAGATCTAAGAG GCTGAATGCTGGAGTGTTGTTGATCGTGTGGCTACAGTTTGCGGAGAGTGATGAGGAAAGACTTGGTCACGGCTCTGTCCAGTTCAGTCTGCAGCAACTGAAAGGGAAAACCATTAAACCTCAAGGCATCAAGAGCCACGGCATCATTGCCTCCATTTCTGTAGAAG ATATCAATGAATGTGATACTCAGATGGTCATGTGTGATGTCCACGCAGAGTGTGTAAACGAGTTCGGCTCCTACTCCTGTCACTGTCGCCATGGTTACAGTGCTGGTTTGggtggggctgtgtgtgtggaagcAAAAGGTGAAG acTCTCACAGGACTTCATTACCCATGCTCCtctatgtggtgtgtgtgctggtgtgcTTGTTCATGGCTCTACTAGTGGTGGTGGTATGTGTATTTTACCGTCGTTACCACACAGGGGTGTTTCTGCCTAGCTGCCACAACAGCAGCTCTACCAGCTTCTCTACAAACAACGACAAGAACAGCTCGAAGGGTTGTGTTAATACTGGGGTGAACACTTCTTCcagaccaccaccacctcccgCTCCACCCCTCCGACTGCCCAAAGGAAGCACCACTGCCCTGGACCTGCCTCTGCTCAAATTCACCCCTCTAGTGCCCACTGAAATACTTGAGGGCACAGTGCAGAGGCAGAAAGAGCAGCTGTGA
- the zgc:66455 gene encoding uncharacterized protein zgc:66455 isoform X2 — MWLCKFSTLLILTVTGVKSQTMGENDAHISEGFQGLEGSAFLALRSCHQLLRGNRGEFFSPDYLCSSPALWCNWTIQVHEGQRVQLYLEDLTPEHTCHQKMDQIHLDESPVSAGGSRVLERCWRKVRYASVSNTVHVVQLIWPNPIPTHRGFYGQYQAFGPLQSPPNATSAVVKVSMEEGDEEVKDTTDRVTEAPEQKRFTTKSTPSVENTDNALAELEDISQVTRSWTNELPASRSWEKVSGEIRKTREGAEKQASTNEGEAGGLTAEENTPLSLGESTFGTHTTPSSTSAPHTLLTEEVSPVFSKSTSMNKKEAGPRSKPGSEETGPAETEMESSPALKDDSGDDLILEMSYNDSGGTFQVDDLEPDGGFGENNVHMNSTRKSKPSHRTKGKSLPVHTIRQPPEPPHLPGGLLLEVTVEVGVNPTHTENWDHIRDSFRNAVENKIQKHLKNLHLKSISSKRSKRLNAGVLLIVWLQFAESDEERLGHGSVQFSLQQLKGKTIKPQGIKSHGIIASISVEDINECDTQMVMCDVHAECVNEFGSYSCHCRHGYSAGLGGAVCVEAKGEDSHRTSLPMLLYVVCVLVCLFMALLVVVVCVFYRRYHTGVFLPSCHNSSSTSFSTNNDKNSSKGCVNTGVNTSSRPPPPPAPPLRLPKGSTTALDLPLLKFTPLVPTEILEGTVQRQKEQL; from the exons ATGTGGCTGTGTAAATTTAGCACTCTGCTGATCCTCACAGTGACTGGGGTGAAGTCTCAAACG ATGGGTGAAAATGATGCACACATCAGTGAAG GCTTTCAAGGCCTGGAGGGAAGTGCGTTCTTGGCTTTGCGGAGCTGTCACCAGCTTCTCCGCGGGAACAGAGGGGAGTTCTTCTCTCCTGATTACCTGTGCTCAAGCCCCGCCCTCTGGTGCAACTGGACCATCCAGGTCCATGAGGGGCAACGCGTGCAGCTTTACCTGGAGGACCTGACACCGGAGCACACCTGCCACCAGAAGATGGATCAGATTCACCTGGATGAGTCTCCGGTGTCGGCCGGTGGGAGCCGGGTGCTGGAGAGATGCTGGAGGAAGGTGAGGTATGCGTCTGTCTCCAACACCGTCCACGTGGTCCAGCTCATCTGGCCAAACCCTATCCCAACACACCGGGGCTTTTATGGACAGTACCAGGCTTTCGGACCCCTGCAGTCTCCCCCTAATGCCACATCTGCTG TAGTGAAGGTATCGATGGAGGAAGGGGATGAGGAAGTAAAGGACACTACAGATAGAGTGACAGAAGCTCCTGAGCAGAAAAGATTCACTACCAAATCGACTCCATCCGTGGAGAATACCGACAATGCTCTTGCTGAACTTGAGGACATCAGCCAAGTCACCAGGTCCTGGACCAATGAGCTTCCTGCCTCAAGATCTTGGGAGAAGGTTTCTGGAGAGATCCGGAAAACCAGAGAGGGAGCTGAGAAACAGGCCTCAACAAATGAAG GAGAAGCTGGGGGTCTTActgctgaagagaacactccgCTCTCCTTGGGCGAAAGCACCTTTGGTACACACACCACCCCCTCGTCCACCAGTGCGCCCCACACACTGCTCACTGAGGAAGTATCCCCAGTATTTTCCAAGTCAACCTCTATGAACAAAAAAGAGGCTGGCCCAAGGTCCAAACCCGGTTCTGAAGAAACTGGACCAGCTGAAACTGAGATGGAGTCCAGTCCAGCGCTGAAGGACGATAGTGGTGATGATCTTATACTTGAAATGTCATATAATGACAGCGGTGGAACCTTCCAGGTTGATGATCTAGAACCTGATGGAGGGTTTGGAGAGAACAATGTTCACATGAATTCAACTAGAAAGTCCAAACCGTCCCACAGAACAAAAG GGAAATCACTCCCTGTCCACACCATCAGACAACCACCTGAACCTCCACACCTTCCAGGAG GTCTTTTGCTGGAAGTGACTGTTGAGGTTGGTGTGAAccccacacacactgagaacTGGGACCACATCAGAGATTCCTTCAGGAACGCAGTAGAGAACAAG attcaAAAGCACCTGAAAAACCTGCATCTGAAGAGCATTTCGTCCAAAAGATCTAAGAG GCTGAATGCTGGAGTGTTGTTGATCGTGTGGCTACAGTTTGCGGAGAGTGATGAGGAAAGACTTGGTCACGGCTCTGTCCAGTTCAGTCTGCAGCAACTGAAAGGGAAAACCATTAAACCTCAAGGCATCAAGAGCCACGGCATCATTGCCTCCATTTCTGTAGAAG ATATCAATGAATGTGATACTCAGATGGTCATGTGTGATGTCCACGCAGAGTGTGTAAACGAGTTCGGCTCCTACTCCTGTCACTGTCGCCATGGTTACAGTGCTGGTTTGggtggggctgtgtgtgtggaagcAAAAGGTGAAG acTCTCACAGGACTTCATTACCCATGCTCCtctatgtggtgtgtgtgctggtgtgcTTGTTCATGGCTCTACTAGTGGTGGTGGTATGTGTATTTTACCGTCGTTACCACACAGGGGTGTTTCTGCCTAGCTGCCACAACAGCAGCTCTACCAGCTTCTCTACAAACAACGACAAGAACAGCTCGAAGGGTTGTGTTAATACTGGGGTGAACACTTCTTCcagaccaccaccacctcccgCTCCACCCCTCCGACTGCCCAAAGGAAGCACCACTGCCCTGGACCTGCCTCTGCTCAAATTCACCCCTCTAGTGCCCACTGAAATACTTGAGGGCACAGTGCAGAGGCAGAAAGAGCAGCTGTGA
- the zgc:66455 gene encoding uncharacterized protein zgc:66455 isoform X3, whose translation MWLCKFSTLLILTVTGVKSQTMGENDAHISEEGFQGLEGSAFLALRSCHQLLRGNRGEFFSPDYLCSSPALWCNWTIQVHEGQRVQLYLEDLTPEHTCHQKMDQIHLDESPVSAGGSRVLERCWRKVRYASVSNTVHVVQLIWPNPIPTHRGFYGQYQAFGPLQSPPNATSAVKVSMEEGDEEVKDTTDRVTEAPEQKRFTTKSTPSVENTDNALAELEDISQVTRSWTNELPASRSWEKVSGEIRKTREGAEKQASTNEGEAGGLTAEENTPLSLGESTFGTHTTPSSTSAPHTLLTEEVSPVFSKSTSMNKKEAGPRSKPGSEETGPAETEMESSPALKDDSGDDLILEMSYNDSGGTFQVDDLEPDGGFGENNVHMNSTRKSKPSHRTKGKSLPVHTIRQPPEPPHLPGGLLLEVTVEVGVNPTHTENWDHIRDSFRNAVENKIQKHLKNLHLKSISSKRSKRLNAGVLLIVWLQFAESDEERLGHGSVQFSLQQLKGKTIKPQGIKSHGIIASISVEDINECDTQMVMCDVHAECVNEFGSYSCHCRHGYSAGLGGAVCVEAKGEDSHRTSLPMLLYVVCVLVCLFMALLVVVVCVFYRRYHTGVFLPSCHNSSSTSFSTNNDKNSSKGCVNTGVNTSSRPPPPPAPPLRLPKGSTTALDLPLLKFTPLVPTEILEGTVQRQKEQL comes from the exons ATGTGGCTGTGTAAATTTAGCACTCTGCTGATCCTCACAGTGACTGGGGTGAAGTCTCAAACG ATGGGTGAAAATGATGCACACATCAGTGAAG AAGGCTTTCAAGGCCTGGAGGGAAGTGCGTTCTTGGCTTTGCGGAGCTGTCACCAGCTTCTCCGCGGGAACAGAGGGGAGTTCTTCTCTCCTGATTACCTGTGCTCAAGCCCCGCCCTCTGGTGCAACTGGACCATCCAGGTCCATGAGGGGCAACGCGTGCAGCTTTACCTGGAGGACCTGACACCGGAGCACACCTGCCACCAGAAGATGGATCAGATTCACCTGGATGAGTCTCCGGTGTCGGCCGGTGGGAGCCGGGTGCTGGAGAGATGCTGGAGGAAGGTGAGGTATGCGTCTGTCTCCAACACCGTCCACGTGGTCCAGCTCATCTGGCCAAACCCTATCCCAACACACCGGGGCTTTTATGGACAGTACCAGGCTTTCGGACCCCTGCAGTCTCCCCCTAATGCCACATCTGCTG TGAAGGTATCGATGGAGGAAGGGGATGAGGAAGTAAAGGACACTACAGATAGAGTGACAGAAGCTCCTGAGCAGAAAAGATTCACTACCAAATCGACTCCATCCGTGGAGAATACCGACAATGCTCTTGCTGAACTTGAGGACATCAGCCAAGTCACCAGGTCCTGGACCAATGAGCTTCCTGCCTCAAGATCTTGGGAGAAGGTTTCTGGAGAGATCCGGAAAACCAGAGAGGGAGCTGAGAAACAGGCCTCAACAAATGAAG GAGAAGCTGGGGGTCTTActgctgaagagaacactccgCTCTCCTTGGGCGAAAGCACCTTTGGTACACACACCACCCCCTCGTCCACCAGTGCGCCCCACACACTGCTCACTGAGGAAGTATCCCCAGTATTTTCCAAGTCAACCTCTATGAACAAAAAAGAGGCTGGCCCAAGGTCCAAACCCGGTTCTGAAGAAACTGGACCAGCTGAAACTGAGATGGAGTCCAGTCCAGCGCTGAAGGACGATAGTGGTGATGATCTTATACTTGAAATGTCATATAATGACAGCGGTGGAACCTTCCAGGTTGATGATCTAGAACCTGATGGAGGGTTTGGAGAGAACAATGTTCACATGAATTCAACTAGAAAGTCCAAACCGTCCCACAGAACAAAAG GGAAATCACTCCCTGTCCACACCATCAGACAACCACCTGAACCTCCACACCTTCCAGGAG GTCTTTTGCTGGAAGTGACTGTTGAGGTTGGTGTGAAccccacacacactgagaacTGGGACCACATCAGAGATTCCTTCAGGAACGCAGTAGAGAACAAG attcaAAAGCACCTGAAAAACCTGCATCTGAAGAGCATTTCGTCCAAAAGATCTAAGAG GCTGAATGCTGGAGTGTTGTTGATCGTGTGGCTACAGTTTGCGGAGAGTGATGAGGAAAGACTTGGTCACGGCTCTGTCCAGTTCAGTCTGCAGCAACTGAAAGGGAAAACCATTAAACCTCAAGGCATCAAGAGCCACGGCATCATTGCCTCCATTTCTGTAGAAG ATATCAATGAATGTGATACTCAGATGGTCATGTGTGATGTCCACGCAGAGTGTGTAAACGAGTTCGGCTCCTACTCCTGTCACTGTCGCCATGGTTACAGTGCTGGTTTGggtggggctgtgtgtgtggaagcAAAAGGTGAAG acTCTCACAGGACTTCATTACCCATGCTCCtctatgtggtgtgtgtgctggtgtgcTTGTTCATGGCTCTACTAGTGGTGGTGGTATGTGTATTTTACCGTCGTTACCACACAGGGGTGTTTCTGCCTAGCTGCCACAACAGCAGCTCTACCAGCTTCTCTACAAACAACGACAAGAACAGCTCGAAGGGTTGTGTTAATACTGGGGTGAACACTTCTTCcagaccaccaccacctcccgCTCCACCCCTCCGACTGCCCAAAGGAAGCACCACTGCCCTGGACCTGCCTCTGCTCAAATTCACCCCTCTAGTGCCCACTGAAATACTTGAGGGCACAGTGCAGAGGCAGAAAGAGCAGCTGTGA